A portion of the Intestinibacillus sp. Marseille-P6563 genome contains these proteins:
- a CDS encoding ABC transporter ATP-binding protein, with amino-acid sequence MIKKLQHIFALSEKGARDLVKAVIWCFVCNLALMFPVGAVLFTVQHLLGCLEGGGSPMDGFWIYVGFALVVLILLFVLHWFQYASLYIATYRESANRRVSLAETLRRLPLSFFGNRDLSDLTSTMIADCSSLDQMFSHYVPQLFASVGSTLVIGVCMFACDWRMALAVLWVVPVAVALTAGSKKIQDAFGTKNILNKRAVADCIQEGLETIRDIKACHRQERYLDGLEAKLAAMEGSSIRSELATGVFVCSAQAFLRLGLATTVLTSGALLLAGELPFLYFLGFLFAAARLYDPLGVVLQNIAATFNTKLQIERMRSILEQPVQTGTEDFRPNRYDITFDHVSFAYREGAGVLEDVSFTARQGEVTALIGPSGGGKSTACKLAARFWDVTGGKVSLGGTDVSTVDPEALLRSYSMVFQDVVLFRDTVMENIRLGRRGATDEEVLEAARAAQCDEFIRKLPQGYQTVIGENGSTLSGGERQRISIARALLKDAPVVLLDEATASLDVENESAVQAALSRLLRGKTVLVIAHRMRTVAGADHIVVLEDGHVAQQGTPAELMEQGGLYRRMVELQNENAQWRLG; translated from the coding sequence ATGATAAAGAAATTACAACATATCTTCGCCCTCAGCGAGAAGGGTGCCAGAGACCTGGTGAAGGCCGTGATTTGGTGCTTTGTGTGCAATCTGGCCCTCATGTTCCCCGTGGGGGCGGTACTGTTCACGGTTCAGCATCTTCTGGGTTGCCTGGAGGGCGGCGGCAGTCCCATGGACGGGTTCTGGATCTATGTGGGCTTTGCCCTGGTGGTGCTGATCCTGCTGTTCGTCCTCCACTGGTTTCAGTACGCCTCCCTCTACATCGCCACCTACCGGGAGAGCGCCAACCGCCGGGTGAGCCTGGCAGAGACGCTGCGGAGACTCCCCCTGTCCTTCTTCGGCAACCGGGATCTCAGCGACCTGACCTCCACCATGATTGCCGACTGCTCCAGCCTGGATCAAATGTTCTCCCACTATGTGCCCCAGCTGTTCGCCTCCGTCGGTTCCACACTGGTAATCGGGGTGTGCATGTTCGCCTGTGACTGGCGCATGGCCCTGGCTGTGCTGTGGGTGGTGCCCGTGGCGGTGGCGCTGACAGCGGGAAGTAAGAAGATCCAGGACGCCTTCGGAACGAAAAATATCCTGAACAAGCGGGCGGTGGCCGACTGCATTCAGGAGGGGCTGGAGACCATCCGGGACATCAAGGCCTGCCACCGGCAGGAGCGGTACCTTGACGGCCTGGAGGCAAAGCTGGCCGCCATGGAGGGCAGCTCCATCCGCTCCGAGCTGGCCACCGGCGTGTTCGTCTGCTCCGCCCAGGCCTTCCTGCGGCTGGGGCTTGCCACCACGGTGCTCACCAGCGGGGCGCTGCTGCTGGCCGGGGAGCTCCCCTTCCTCTATTTCCTGGGTTTCCTCTTTGCTGCCGCCCGGCTGTATGATCCCCTGGGGGTGGTGCTCCAGAATATCGCCGCTACCTTCAACACCAAGCTGCAGATTGAACGGATGCGCTCCATTCTGGAGCAGCCGGTTCAGACGGGAACGGAGGATTTCCGCCCCAACCGCTACGACATCACCTTTGACCATGTCTCCTTTGCCTACCGGGAGGGTGCAGGGGTGCTGGAGGATGTGAGCTTCACCGCCCGCCAGGGGGAAGTCACCGCCCTTATCGGACCCTCCGGCGGCGGGAAGTCTACCGCCTGCAAGCTGGCCGCCCGGTTTTGGGATGTCACCGGCGGGAAGGTGTCCCTGGGCGGGACGGACGTGTCCACGGTGGACCCGGAGGCCCTCCTGCGCTCCTACTCCATGGTGTTTCAGGACGTGGTGCTGTTTCGGGACACGGTGATGGAGAACATCCGTCTGGGCCGCCGGGGCGCCACCGATGAGGAGGTGCTGGAGGCCGCCAGGGCCGCCCAATGCGACGAATTTATCCGCAAACTGCCCCAGGGCTACCAGACGGTGATCGGGGAGAACGGTTCCACCCTCTCCGGCGGGGAGCGGCAGCGGATCTCCATCGCCCGGGCACTTCTAAAGGACGCGCCGGTGGTGTTGCTGGACGAGGCCACCGCCAGCCTGGACGTGGAGAACGAGAGTGCCGTCCAGGCCGCCCTCTCCCGCCTGCTCCGGGGCAAGACAGTGCTGGTCATCGCCCACCGGATGCGCACCGTGGCAGGGGCCGACCACATCGTGGTGCTGGAGGACGGCCATGTGGCCCAGCAGGGCACCCCGGCGGAGCTGATGGAGCAGGGCGGCCTCTACCGCCGTATGGTGGAGCTTCAAAACGAGAACGCCCAGTGGCGGCTGGGTTAA
- a CDS encoding helix-turn-helix domain-containing protein, whose product MNTDQVRRWMVSRGGCAVEGPSRWSQAAFADLDRLPQSERARWCVWKSVELLYLLSAQGEPAAEMAPVLDQEMIRTLAETRRYMEENLDEPLSISTLSRRACLSATTFKEGFRRLYGLPVHTWLQQRRMERAAELLRDSSLSVLGVAQSVGYSSASQFSAAFRRQYGMSPTMYRKMSEPA is encoded by the coding sequence TTGAACACGGATCAAGTACGGCGGTGGATGGTCAGCCGGGGCGGCTGCGCTGTGGAGGGGCCCTCTCGCTGGAGCCAGGCGGCCTTCGCTGACCTGGATCGTTTGCCCCAGAGCGAGCGGGCACGCTGGTGCGTGTGGAAGTCGGTGGAACTGTTGTATCTGCTATCTGCCCAGGGGGAACCAGCGGCGGAAATGGCCCCGGTGCTGGATCAGGAGATGATCCGGACCTTGGCAGAAACCCGCCGATATATGGAGGAGAATCTGGACGAACCCCTCTCCATATCAACTTTGAGCCGCCGTGCCTGCCTCTCTGCAACTACATTCAAGGAGGGGTTCCGTCGCCTGTACGGACTGCCGGTCCACACCTGGCTGCAGCAGCGGAGGATGGAGCGTGCGGCGGAGTTGCTGCGGGACTCCTCTCTTAGCGTGCTGGGGGTAGCCCAGTCAGTGGGATACAGCAGCGCCAGCCAGTTTTCCGCCGCCTTCCGGCGGCAGTATGGCATGTCGCCAACCATGTATCGAAAAATGTCTGAACCGGCATAA
- a CDS encoding class I SAM-dependent methyltransferase has translation MGILKAFFNNTRKPKGLLGRCMVGSMNHAHAALANWGLSHLPETGPTEIAELGCGGGRNIRALLRKYPAATVTALDYSEISVEKAKSVNRKGLQASRCRIIQGDVSCLPFEDGAFDLVTAFETVYFWPGPTESFREVYRTLRPGGIFLIVNESDGEDPHASKWLSVIDGMRIFDGDQLARFLTEAGFSEIIINRNAKKHWLCVLAMRENSSLLENEEPSGIS, from the coding sequence ATGGGAATATTAAAGGCTTTTTTCAACAATACCCGCAAGCCGAAAGGATTGCTGGGCAGGTGCATGGTGGGCAGCATGAATCATGCCCATGCTGCCCTCGCGAATTGGGGCCTTAGCCATTTGCCCGAAACAGGTCCCACCGAGATTGCGGAGTTGGGCTGCGGTGGTGGGCGGAATATCCGAGCCCTTTTACGAAAATATCCTGCTGCGACTGTCACCGCCTTAGACTATTCAGAAATATCTGTGGAAAAGGCCAAGAGTGTTAACCGCAAGGGGCTGCAAGCCAGCCGCTGCCGTATCATACAGGGAGATGTGTCTTGCCTTCCCTTCGAGGATGGTGCATTTGATTTGGTGACCGCATTTGAAACGGTATATTTCTGGCCTGGTCCTACGGAGAGCTTCCGGGAGGTGTACCGCACTCTGCGGCCGGGCGGCATCTTTCTGATCGTCAATGAGTCGGACGGAGAAGATCCCCACGCCAGCAAGTGGCTTTCTGTCATTGATGGGATGAGGATCTTCGATGGAGACCAACTTGCCCGTTTTCTCACCGAGGCAGGTTTTTCTGAGATCATCATAAATCGGAATGCAAAAAAGCATTGGCTCTGCGTTCTGGCGATGCGGGAAAACAGCAGCCTTTTGGAAAACGAAGAACCGAGTGGCATCTCATAA
- a CDS encoding TetR/AcrR family transcriptional regulator — MEEKSNVTLKKIQEAAMAEFLDKGFQGASLRQIVKNAGVTTGAFYGYFSSKEALFASIVEPHAAALMGRFMEAQTSFAELPEEQQPDHMGEESSNCVHWMVDYICQHREPVKLLLTRAEGTSYEHFVHSMVEVEVEYTLQYMEVLRRLGRDIPELSQSLCHIIASGMMSGIFEIVIHDMPREQALRDVDQLRDFYTAGWLKLMGA, encoded by the coding sequence ATGGAAGAAAAGTCTAATGTCACGCTGAAAAAAATCCAAGAGGCAGCCATGGCCGAATTTCTGGACAAGGGCTTTCAAGGGGCTTCTCTGCGGCAGATCGTAAAGAACGCCGGGGTAACCACCGGGGCCTTCTACGGCTACTTCTCCAGCAAGGAGGCGCTCTTTGCCTCCATCGTGGAGCCGCACGCGGCCGCTTTGATGGGGCGGTTCATGGAGGCCCAGACTTCCTTTGCCGAACTGCCTGAGGAGCAGCAGCCAGATCACATGGGGGAGGAATCCAGCAACTGCGTCCACTGGATGGTGGACTACATCTGCCAGCACCGGGAGCCGGTGAAGCTGCTCCTCACCCGCGCAGAGGGTACCAGCTATGAGCACTTCGTCCACAGCATGGTGGAGGTGGAGGTAGAGTACACCCTCCAATACATGGAGGTGCTCCGCCGTCTGGGCCGGGACATTCCGGAACTGAGCCAGTCTCTGTGTCACATCATCGCCAGCGGGATGATGAGTGGCATTTTTGAGATCGTGATCCACGATATGCCCCGGGAGCAGGCGCTGCGGGACGTGGATCAACTCCGCGATTTCTATACCGCCGGATGGCTGAAATTGATGGGGGCTTAA
- a CDS encoding ABC transporter ATP-binding protein, which produces MKQKKPSSLTRILGYAGGHKNLTILGCILSALSAVLGLAPYLCVWLVARSVLSTWPGLDGAGNLGLWGWMAVWTAVGSILLYFAALMSTHIAAFRTARNIRRAAMTHVLKLPLGFFAGNQSGRLRKLIDDNAGLTEDLLAHKLPDLAATAVTPIAAIVVLFLFDWRMGLLCLLTMVLALLSMCMMMGGKNAGFFHRYQQEIERMSGEAVEYVRGIPVVKMFQQTVYSFKAFYAAIQDYSDLASQYAMSCRTGQTCFLTFINGAFALLIPAALLIASGGDVRTALVNLIFYALFAPACGQMINRIMYMSGAVMEADEAIGRLDEILSQKPMEESKVQKKPAGDAVVFAHVTFTYPGADRPALEDVSFSVQPGQVVALVGPSGGGKTTAASLIPRFWDVDSGSVTVGGADVRKLDSASLMGQVAFVFQDTRLFKESLLENIRAARPDASREEVLAAAHAAQCDDILEKLPQGLDTVVGAKGVYLSGGEQQRIALARAILKDAPIVVLDEATAFADPENEHQIQKAFETLTRNKTVLMIAHRLSTVQNADNIIVLSEGKIAEQGNHSALLERNGVYAAMWADYQRSAKWKVGKEAAV; this is translated from the coding sequence TTGAAGCAAAAGAAACCAAGCAGCCTGACCCGCATCCTGGGCTATGCGGGCGGGCACAAGAATCTAACGATCCTGGGCTGTATCCTGTCCGCCCTGTCGGCGGTGCTGGGGCTGGCGCCGTATCTGTGTGTCTGGCTGGTGGCCAGAAGCGTGTTGTCCACTTGGCCCGGCCTGGACGGGGCCGGGAACCTGGGACTCTGGGGCTGGATGGCAGTGTGGACTGCCGTTGGCAGCATCCTGCTGTACTTTGCCGCCCTCATGTCCACCCATATCGCGGCCTTCCGCACCGCCCGGAACATCCGGCGCGCCGCCATGACCCATGTTCTGAAACTCCCCCTGGGCTTTTTTGCCGGGAACCAGTCGGGGCGGCTGCGCAAGCTCATTGACGACAACGCCGGGCTCACCGAGGACCTGCTTGCCCACAAGCTCCCTGACCTGGCCGCCACGGCAGTGACGCCTATCGCCGCCATCGTGGTACTGTTCCTCTTTGACTGGCGGATGGGTCTGCTGTGTCTGCTCACCATGGTGCTGGCGCTGCTCTCCATGTGCATGATGATGGGCGGCAAGAACGCCGGCTTTTTCCACCGCTATCAACAGGAGATCGAGCGCATGAGCGGCGAGGCGGTGGAGTATGTCCGGGGCATCCCGGTGGTGAAGATGTTCCAGCAGACGGTCTACTCCTTCAAGGCCTTCTATGCCGCCATCCAGGATTACAGCGACCTGGCCAGTCAGTACGCCATGAGCTGCCGGACGGGCCAGACCTGTTTCCTCACCTTCATCAACGGAGCCTTCGCCCTGCTGATCCCGGCGGCGCTGCTCATCGCCTCCGGCGGGGATGTGCGTACCGCGCTGGTGAACCTGATCTTCTACGCCCTGTTCGCCCCTGCCTGCGGTCAGATGATCAACCGCATCATGTATATGAGCGGGGCGGTAATGGAGGCCGACGAGGCCATCGGACGCCTGGACGAGATCCTGAGCCAGAAGCCCATGGAGGAATCGAAGGTACAAAAGAAGCCGGCTGGCGACGCCGTGGTCTTTGCACACGTGACCTTCACCTACCCCGGCGCCGACCGGCCCGCGCTGGAGGATGTGAGCTTTTCCGTCCAGCCCGGCCAAGTGGTGGCTTTGGTGGGTCCATCCGGCGGGGGAAAGACCACCGCCGCCAGCCTGATTCCCCGGTTCTGGGATGTGGACAGCGGCAGCGTCACCGTGGGCGGCGCGGACGTGCGGAAGCTGGACAGCGCTTCCCTCATGGGGCAGGTGGCCTTTGTGTTCCAGGATACCCGGCTGTTCAAGGAGAGCTTGCTGGAGAATATCCGGGCTGCCCGGCCGGATGCATCCCGGGAGGAGGTGCTTGCCGCCGCACATGCCGCCCAGTGCGATGACATCCTGGAAAAACTGCCCCAGGGGCTGGACACGGTGGTGGGCGCAAAGGGCGTCTATCTCTCCGGCGGGGAGCAGCAACGCATCGCCCTGGCCCGGGCCATTTTGAAGGACGCCCCCATCGTGGTACTGGACGAGGCCACCGCCTTTGCCGACCCGGAGAATGAGCATCAGATCCAAAAGGCCTTTGAGACGCTGACCCGGAATAAAACAGTGCTGATGATCGCCCACCGGCTGTCCACGGTGCAGAACGCGGACAACATCATCGTCCTCAGCGAGGGAAAGATTGCGGAGCAGGGCAATCACAGCGCCCTGCTGGAAAGAAACGGTGTCTACGCCGCCATGTGGGCGGACTATCAGCGTAGCGCAAAGTGGAAGGTTGGAAAGGAGGCAGCGGTATGA
- a CDS encoding DUF6110 family protein: protein MKHYVRLACFVGGTLFGSVGVKLLTSKDAKKAYTHITAAGLRMKDSVMETVTCVQENAADILASAKDINETRAAKEAETQVEDQEA from the coding sequence ATGAAACACTATGTCAGACTGGCCTGCTTCGTGGGCGGCACTCTGTTCGGCTCCGTCGGCGTGAAGCTGCTCACCAGCAAAGACGCCAAGAAAGCTTATACTCACATTACCGCCGCCGGCCTGCGGATGAAGGATAGCGTGATGGAAACTGTGACCTGTGTGCAGGAGAACGCCGCCGACATCCTGGCCTCTGCAAAGGACATCAACGAGACCCGAGCCGCCAAGGAAGCTGAGACCCAGGTGGAGGATCAGGAAGCCTGA
- a CDS encoding heavy-metal-associated domain-containing protein yields MWKYTIQVDGMMCGMCESHVNDAVRKAFPVKKVTSSRSKKETVVITEMELDQETLRAAISATGYDVGEIRRESWHKKGLFGR; encoded by the coding sequence ATGTGGAAATACACAATCCAAGTAGACGGCATGATGTGCGGTATGTGCGAGAGCCATGTGAACGATGCGGTGCGGAAAGCATTTCCGGTGAAGAAGGTCACTTCATCTCGGAGTAAAAAAGAGACTGTGGTAATCACGGAAATGGAACTGGATCAAGAGACTTTACGGGCGGCTATTTCCGCCACTGGCTATGATGTGGGAGAGATTCGGAGGGAATCCTGGCACAAGAAAGGGCTGTTTGGCCGATAA
- a CDS encoding DUF3846 domain-containing protein, which translates to MDGLYDKLGEYESLDELNYLASKLDEMSQGEYEQFQAAMEIGDHSGSLQEIINLTENLDCYDIYPDIHDHDDLGRYYIEELDAMQVPEHLRNYIDYEAYGRDIALEEGGEFTDLGYVRDTGSHFDEVYDGDRDSIPEEYRVMTFQDAEELTEEEKSEWAMDIAYDMDEFFRQHDPQYAAEHPEEHAAKEEIYENLMAGHISALDEKLAALRQTQEDYLPSEIEKFKDATGYEEFLDVDPAVIREAIQNPDKSHVDEMLAFAEQAGREYEAELSGQAPAPSPDDLETGETVRTPRGTFYVTDMSREQMEAAGYGLHHQSDDGKYLIMGNGSRAFAIRNEEAQEHAAPEKMTVLVVEPMKEPYVKEIAPGLHSLQAEVGGDIAASYPFSDPVGLVCNDEGKLIGLELNRGLRDEHGEIYDIMAGTFLVVGLGEESFTSLTPEQVQKYTEHFKQPEQFISLNGQIIALPVDPENPLRTAEMTLEDDYGMIDGVLNNGRKGEELEKAQGEAHRTTPEKKPSIRERLAEAKRECGLRQPPDKVQQKKPPEHDL; encoded by the coding sequence GTGGACGGCCTCTATGACAAGCTGGGCGAGTATGAGAGCCTGGACGAGCTCAACTACCTGGCCTCCAAGCTGGACGAGATGAGCCAGGGCGAGTATGAACAGTTCCAGGCGGCGATGGAGATCGGCGACCATTCGGGCAGCTTGCAGGAGATCATCAACCTGACCGAGAACCTGGACTGCTACGACATTTACCCCGACATCCACGACCACGACGACCTGGGCCGTTACTACATCGAGGAACTGGATGCCATGCAGGTGCCGGAGCATCTGCGGAACTACATCGACTATGAGGCCTACGGCCGGGACATCGCCCTGGAGGAGGGCGGCGAGTTCACTGACCTGGGGTATGTGCGGGATACCGGGAGCCACTTTGACGAGGTGTACGATGGGGACCGGGACAGTATCCCGGAAGAATACCGGGTGATGACTTTCCAGGATGCGGAGGAGCTGACCGAGGAAGAAAAATCCGAGTGGGCGATGGACATTGCCTACGATATGGACGAGTTCTTCCGCCAGCACGACCCGCAGTACGCCGCCGAGCACCCGGAGGAGCACGCAGCAAAAGAAGAAATCTATGAAAACCTGATGGCCGGGCACATTTCCGCCCTGGATGAGAAGCTGGCCGCCCTGAGGCAGACCCAGGAGGACTATCTGCCTTCCGAGATCGAGAAGTTCAAAGACGCCACCGGCTATGAGGAATTTCTCGATGTAGACCCTGCGGTGATCCGGGAGGCTATCCAGAACCCGGACAAGTCCCATGTGGACGAGATGCTGGCCTTTGCGGAGCAGGCGGGCCGGGAGTATGAGGCGGAGCTGTCCGGGCAGGCCCCGGCGCCCTCCCCGGATGACCTGGAGACCGGCGAAACGGTACGGACCCCCAGGGGTACCTTCTATGTGACGGATATGAGCCGGGAGCAGATGGAGGCGGCCGGGTACGGTCTGCATCATCAGTCTGACGATGGGAAGTATCTCATCATGGGCAACGGTTCCCGCGCCTTCGCCATCCGCAACGAGGAGGCCCAGGAGCACGCCGCCCCGGAGAAAATGACAGTTTTGGTGGTGGAGCCCATGAAGGAGCCCTATGTGAAGGAGATCGCCCCCGGTCTCCATTCGCTACAGGCAGAGGTGGGCGGCGATATTGCCGCCTCCTATCCCTTCTCCGACCCCGTGGGGCTGGTCTGCAACGATGAGGGCAAGCTGATCGGCCTGGAACTGAACCGGGGCCTTCGGGATGAGCATGGGGAGATTTACGACATCATGGCCGGCACCTTCCTGGTGGTAGGGCTGGGTGAGGAGTCCTTCACCTCCCTGACCCCGGAGCAGGTGCAGAAGTACACGGAACATTTCAAGCAGCCGGAGCAGTTCATCAGCCTGAACGGGCAGATCATCGCCCTGCCGGTGGATCCGGAGAACCCTCTCCGCACCGCCGAGATGACCCTGGAGGACGACTATGGGATGATCGACGGGGTGCTGAACAACGGCCGCAAGGGTGAGGAGCTGGAGAAGGCTCAGGGTGAGGCGCACAGGACCACGCCGGAGAAGAAGCCCTCCATCCGGGAGCGGCTGGCGGAGGCCAAACGGGAGTGCGGCCTCCGCCAGCCCCCGGACAAGGTTCAGCAGAAGAAGCCCCCGGAGCATGACCTATGA
- a CDS encoding heavy metal translocating P-type ATPase yields the protein MQATIVHESRGRMRLRLRQKNISIRQADLLETWLKGQPWTREAVVHERTCCVIVTYTGDREAVLSALGAFTWAGAESSVTLPGHSTRTLNREFQEKLVGKVAVKAATTLFLPAPLRIARIVWHMIPFLHRGLRCLGHRQIKVEMLDALSIGISVCRRDFGTAGTVMFLLEIGELLEDWTRKKSVADLAESLSLHVDRVWLKTEAGEVLTSIGQIRPGDWVVVRAGSVIPLDGVVEEGEITVNQASLTGESVPVAKRRGGAVYAGTVVEEGECVLEVKQATGQSRYDQIVEMIQRSEQMKSAAEAKASNLADKLVPYTFAGSLVSLALTRNVTRALSVLMVDFSCALKLAMPLAVISAMREAGREHITVKGGKFLEAVAKADTIVFDKTGTLTHACPRMAKIFTFNGKIENEMLRLAACLEEHFPHSMANAVVEEAKRRGLSHEERHAKVEYLVAHGIASSVDEEQVCIGSAHFIFEDEKCVIPEEERAKFDALPPEYSQLYLAINGVLSAVICISDPLREEAREVLSALRVLGVRNAIMLTGDSPRTAAAIAEQLGVDAFRAGVLPADKAEYVAALRKEGHTVLMVGDGINDSPALSEADAGIAISDGAAIAREIADITIAADSLWELVRLRQLAMALMRRIRNNYRFVIGFNGALIGLGVTGILPPTTSAMLHNLSTLGVSLHSMTALPQKKQD from the coding sequence ATGCAAGCAACCATCGTACATGAGAGCCGGGGGCGGATGCGTCTGCGGCTCCGTCAAAAAAATATATCCATTCGCCAGGCGGATCTGCTGGAAACCTGGCTGAAGGGACAGCCCTGGACCCGGGAGGCCGTGGTCCATGAGCGCACCTGCTGCGTCATCGTAACCTATACGGGAGACCGGGAAGCCGTCCTCTCCGCCCTCGGTGCGTTCACTTGGGCCGGGGCGGAGTCATCCGTCACCCTGCCCGGCCACAGCACCCGGACTCTGAACCGAGAGTTCCAGGAGAAACTGGTGGGAAAGGTGGCGGTGAAAGCAGCCACTACCCTGTTTTTGCCCGCCCCGCTGCGGATCGCCCGGATTGTCTGGCACATGATCCCCTTTCTGCACAGAGGTCTGCGCTGCCTGGGACATCGTCAGATCAAGGTGGAGATGCTGGATGCGTTGTCCATCGGGATCTCCGTCTGCCGCAGGGACTTCGGTACTGCCGGCACTGTCATGTTTTTGTTGGAGATCGGTGAACTGCTGGAGGATTGGACTCGGAAGAAATCCGTAGCCGACCTGGCAGAGAGCCTGTCTCTCCATGTGGATCGGGTGTGGCTGAAAACCGAGGCTGGTGAAGTGCTCACCTCCATCGGCCAGATCAGACCCGGCGACTGGGTCGTGGTTCGAGCCGGAAGCGTCATCCCCCTGGACGGCGTGGTGGAGGAGGGGGAGATCACCGTCAACCAGGCGTCCCTCACCGGCGAGTCCGTCCCCGTGGCCAAGCGGCGCGGCGGCGCGGTGTACGCCGGCACCGTAGTGGAGGAGGGAGAGTGTGTCCTGGAGGTGAAGCAGGCCACCGGCCAGAGCCGCTATGACCAGATTGTGGAGATGATCCAGCGGTCTGAGCAGATGAAGTCTGCCGCCGAAGCCAAAGCGTCCAACTTGGCGGACAAACTGGTGCCCTATACCTTTGCCGGCAGCCTGGTGAGCCTTGCCCTCACCCGGAACGTGACCCGGGCCTTGTCGGTACTTATGGTGGACTTCTCCTGCGCCCTAAAGCTGGCCATGCCCCTGGCGGTGATCTCCGCCATGCGAGAAGCGGGACGGGAGCACATCACCGTCAAGGGCGGAAAATTTCTGGAGGCGGTGGCGAAAGCGGATACCATCGTCTTTGACAAGACCGGCACCCTCACCCACGCCTGCCCCCGGATGGCAAAGATTTTTACCTTCAACGGAAAGATAGAGAATGAAATGCTCCGTCTGGCCGCCTGTTTGGAGGAGCACTTCCCCCACTCCATGGCCAACGCCGTGGTAGAGGAGGCCAAACGCCGGGGGTTGAGCCACGAAGAACGCCATGCTAAGGTGGAGTACCTGGTTGCTCACGGCATTGCCAGCTCAGTGGACGAAGAGCAAGTGTGCATCGGCAGCGCCCACTTCATCTTCGAGGATGAGAAGTGCGTGATCCCAGAGGAGGAACGGGCCAAGTTCGACGCGCTGCCCCCGGAGTATTCCCAGCTCTATCTTGCCATCAACGGGGTGCTCTCCGCCGTGATCTGCATCTCCGATCCTCTGCGGGAGGAGGCACGGGAGGTGCTCTCCGCCCTGCGAGTCTTGGGTGTGCGGAATGCCATCATGCTCACCGGGGACAGCCCCCGCACCGCCGCTGCCATCGCGGAACAGCTCGGGGTAGATGCCTTTCGGGCCGGGGTGCTGCCAGCGGACAAGGCGGAGTATGTGGCCGCTTTGCGGAAGGAAGGGCATACTGTCCTTATGGTGGGAGACGGCATCAACGACTCTCCGGCCCTCTCCGAGGCGGATGCCGGCATCGCCATCAGCGACGGGGCGGCCATCGCCAGGGAGATCGCCGACATCACCATTGCCGCCGACAGCCTGTGGGAGCTGGTGCGCCTGCGGCAGCTGGCCATGGCCCTGATGCGCCGCATCCGGAATAACTACCGCTTTGTCATCGGGTTCAACGGGGCGCTCATCGGTCTTGGCGTGACGGGCATTCTGCCTCCAACCACCTCCGCCATGCTCCACAACCTGTCTACTCTTGGCGTAAGCCTCCACAGTATGACTGCCCTGCCCCAGAAAAAGCAAGATTAA